ACTTAGCGATGTTTTTGTGTAGTCGTGAGGGAAGGGTCTGCACACCACTACTACAACACAATGACCAATGAAAGCTGGCTCTTTCTGTTCATCTCTCATCCCCTTAATCATATTTTGTTGTTGTAGTACAACACAACCAGCGCCTCACCTCGACAAGTAAGTATATAttccatatatattttaggatatttttaacatatattacacGACTTGAGTCCAGTTGGTTCAAAAGTTTAACTATATAAGTCTAtttaactatataaaattttttattttgtttttagtgTCCATGTGGTTTTTGGAGAAGTAGTGTCTGGGCAAGAAATCGTTACACATATTGAAGGACTCCCCGTAGACCGTATGTCACGTCCATTGCAAGATGCCAAGGTTGTAAACTGTGGCGAATTGGTTTTGAAGATCAAAAATAAAGGTATAATTGCTATctgttacaaatataaatcgaAAGTCATAATTTTCCGGTAAACACAtcactatatttatattcacagCGAAAAAACGAGAAGCAAAACAAAGTAGTTCAGCGGATTCCGACTCTGATTCTTACACCGACAaggcaaagaagaaaaagaagagcaaGAAGAGGTACATCGGCAAATAAGAATACAAGtttttacgaatatttataaattacgtaATGCAATTCCAATGTATTGATCCAGCAAAAAAAGAACGAGGTCGGAAGACGGCGAAATACGAGATTCTAACGAAGAGGACAGCGGACAACCTCATCCGCTAGTGTCTGTTACCAAAATTGATCCCGATGAAATTCCGGAAGTACCagcaaacaaatttttatatagagcAGGATCGACTAATAATGCAAATCAAAAGGAATTTAGACAGCATTACGGAAGAGATCGTATACGATCTCATCGGAAGACTGGTCGTATTTTTAAGGGTAGAGGAATATTTGTAAGTGATTACACcaatgttacaaaaaatatatcatactGTTCACAAAAATCTGAACCTCAAGTCGTATTGTACGGCTGACTTATTCTGATCTTTGCGAACAGCAATATACGTACTACTGTCTTATAACCGGCTGTTTAATGcattaatcatatatattgaatgAACAATAAGgcagaaatattgaattttattcctGGTTTGTCGTATTTATTGCATTAcgaatttaattgcaaatatatattttacataacttTCTAGAGATATCATACTCCTTCTCGGAGTCGTTCCAGAAGTGTAACACCACCTCATTGGAAGCAAGCTCAAAACCGTACTATTAAATTGCACGAATTTCAGGTATGTCGTATACACGTGTTAAGACATGACatgacataaatattgttattccTCGCTTGTATATGTACtgcgattttatattacagaaaatagaaaaagaacgTCTCAAGAAGGAAGAAGAGTTCAAACAACGCGACGATGACAAAGTCAAAAAGTTTGGAGATAATTCTGATGATAACAATCAAGTGCCAGATAATCTAGATAATATATACACGACGGAGTTACTGGAGAACAAAGAAAACGATCAGACAGATGAGACAGCAGCTATGAATAAAGTACAGGATGATAAtgcgaaaagaaatatagaagGGAGTGACGTTGTTACGCCGAACAAAGATGACATGAAGCACAGTAAAAACGAGAGATCATTCAGACGTGACACCAATCGATCCTACAATGATAGAAATTCCCGGCGTAATTCAAGAGACAGGAGCAGGAGACGTGGACGCTCTCGATCGAGGGATCGCCGACGATCTAGAGAGAGAGACTACGATCGTGACAGAAGAAATCGGAGAAATTATTCTCCCCGTCGACGAGACTCTTACAGAGGTAATCGATACGGAAGAGATAATTACAGGCACTATGACAAGCGCAACGACAGACGTGTGAATAACTCTAATTCCCACCAGGACAACGAAATCAACTCCCGCTACgaaaaaaacaagaataagAGAAACGACAACATATCTGATTCGAGCCAGCCGAAGTTTAAGCGCCGCTCGCGATCAAGCAGCTCTAGCAGCCAACACTCCAAAGATTAATCTCTCACGTTCTTTCTTTCCATCGTTCACTCTCGAGCAcgagaaaaattatactattatgCTATCGATAAAATCACGTGTTATTAATTTGTGAATTTATGGCTATGGCAATGCTGGAAACGGTAGTTACTTCTTTTCGATCACTTATTTGTGATTAGTGCACATGTTCTATCattgaaatgtataataaGAGATTTACATTCGAACACTCTTATATATGGGAGTATTTATACTTCAAATTTGCTCTACCTCTTTACTGAAACTATTCGTGTTGAATCGAATGTTGGATGTTGCTTAAACAagattcttgaaatatttttctcttgaacatttctaatattcttttcagatTTCAAATCATTCTATTTTACATAACTAGCTAGGTTACGACCGAATTGGATCTTGAATTagtgatgaaaaaaaatcaatggtcaaaaaattattcttcaagtaatattttatatacagagCTCATATAaagttgtaataaataaattgcttgTACCCCTATTTATGCGAATATCCGTAACAATTGTTATCTGTTAGCgagaagaatttttttctaatccaACGACGCTATCTAATGTATTGAATTCCATTGTATGAATTGATTCATTGATAACAGTAACATGATGcttagaaataaagataagTGATATCAATAAGCATGAATATAACGAATTGCAAGACTTCGTAACATTCCAGGGATTTATagtggaaataatttatatatacactctCTCGgcttattttacaaaatatatttataaattgataataagcTCCCTACGCAAAGCGGATTAAAGCTTAACAAATACCAACGATCAATCTACTAGATTTCACATTGCGGTGATACATATTAACGATTAGTAAACGTGAATTTTCTCGGATTATACACAACATTtctgaatattgaataattgcaggcttttaaaatttgtgtataaaatattattttaattaacatgcGATCTGCAGATCCGGCGCAAAGTCACACGCGCGCTGTAGCTGTTTCGCCTGGTATCGTTCACCATGGGTGTTGACCGTGCGGTGGTTGAGCGCCGCCGTAACGTGGTAATGTCGCGTAGCCTCCATACGGAACTTGAGGCATAGGCTGGTACGGATTGTATCCACCTAGAGACCACGAGTCGCAAGATATATCTTTCGAATGTATTgtgtaaagaaaaatctatTACCTTGCGGAGGATACGGCATCGTAGCATACGGATTATACGTCGCCGGCATCGGTGGAGGAACATACGCTGGATACGGTGTTCCTGGCGCAGTAGCATAAGGCATAGGCATGTTACCTTGATGTTGCATGGGATAGGGCAGCGGCGGCGATGTCGCGGCGGCTTCCGCCGGCTGGTTTGTACCGGATGGTCCTTTAAATAAAGACTTTGATATTTATGTCTGCAAATCATTCCGCACACGACAAGCATTCTCTCAAATTAGCTTAACAGACGATCGCTTCGATTGATCTCGTTGGACGATCGGAAGAAATGTTAACGAAACCGATTAATGTTGGATTCGTACCGCTGCTGTGATGTGACGGAATGTTCGGCGTTGCAGCGGGACCGCTGTGACTCAGGTTCGTTGTTAGatctttcaataattcttCCTTTTCAGTTTTACGAGCGAAGCAGAAGTCGGATATCTTGTTTTGGAAGACCACCAGTAACTGTCGAGAGGAATAATTCGTTTCAACGATGGCCAACAACGAAAAAAGGTTAACAagttgttaaatttaaatatacctGCGTTAAATCGTTGTAAAACTTAGCCCCTTCTGTTAAGTTATTTTTCAGCTCTTTAAATGCGTCGTAAGCGGAGGCTAGTTTGCAGAGTATCGTTTCGCGCGCACTGCCAGTACCAGCCTGTTCGTTTGTAAATTCCGTGTGGCAGTTCTGAAAGTATCAATCAAATCTTTAAATCTCTTCCTCCACTTgctctttataaaaataatagtctcTCTTACAAAAGTCTCATACCTGTATTTCAGCAACTAATTTTTCTTGACGCGCTATACTTTCTCGCACTTGTTTCTGCAAGGGCCCGTAACACTTTCCCAAGCTCTCGACAGATAAATTTGGTTCATCGACCGCACCATCTTTGGCAAGTGCCGAGAGAAATGTCGCTTTCATGTCATTGGTGGCGGATTTGAATTCACTCTCGATAACATCTCGTTCAGCTTTCAATGCTTCTAcctaaaaaaacatattctaGTTAAAATGCACACGAATACATTTGTTGTATCGTTCTTGTGTTTTCCACTTACATCATCCATTAATTTTCTGAGCTGCCTAACGACGCTACTTTCTTGAACAGCCGAACCTTTCGGAACAGCTCTAGCGAGTTCATCTTCATCCAAACTTAAGATTTCCATTCCTTCTTTATGGTTTTCGTATTTTTCACGAACCACCTGTGTACGTGGGtatattagaatattcataaaaatgcagattaatagttctttttttttttcaaaatatctttacCTTATCTGCAGAAACTGcgttgttaataatttcacgatatttttgtaaattgctGGTAAATTGTTCTGTCAATCGAGCACTAGGTGTCCGCTTCCAGCGTTCTTTGAATTGCTCTCTTAGCTGGTTATCAGAATCACGCTCTTCTTGCAGCATTCTCTCagactataaatatatattatataatagtatataatacaaaatattatataacagtcTAAGGTtcaaaaaagatattcaatatttttacctCGTCCAAAAGCTCTTTATTACGTTGCAATAAATCTGGCAGTTCTATCATGGATGTTTCCAAAGCACTTATTCCACCTGCATCTCGCACGTAAAGAGCTTTATCCAATAGCGACTGAGGTATTTCTGTTCCACTTGTATCTTCGATAGCTGCAGGTAGATTCAAGCTTGCCAAAACGCTGcgtataataaagaaatttaatatag
The nucleotide sequence above comes from Linepithema humile isolate Giens D197 chromosome 4, Lhum_UNIL_v1.0, whole genome shotgun sequence. Encoded proteins:
- the LOC105677621 gene encoding peptidyl-prolyl cis-trans isomerase G isoform X2, with the translated sequence MANVNARAFFDIEVGGLPMGRVVFELFSDVCPITCENFRSLCTGEKGLGKTTSKPLHYKGIVFHRVVKDFMIQGGDFSVGNGTGGESIYGGTFADENFIMKHNKPFLLSMANRGRDTNGSQFFITTQPAPHLDNVHVVFGEVVSGQEIVTHIEGLPVDRMSRPLQDAKVVNCGELVLKIKNKAKKREAKQSSSADSDSDSYTDKAKKKKKSKKSKKRTRSEDGEIRDSNEEDSGQPHPLVSVTKIDPDEIPEVPANKFLYRAGSTNNANQKEFRQHYGRDRIRSHRKTGRIFKGRGIFRYHTPSRSRSRSVTPPHWKQAQNRTIKLHEFQKIEKERLKKEEEFKQRDDDKVKKFGDNSDDNNQVPDNLDNIYTTELLENKENDQTDETAAMNKVQDDNAKRNIEGSDVVTPNKDDMKHSKNERSFRRDTNRSYNDRNSRRNSRDRSRRRGRSRSRDRRRSRERDYDRDRRNRRNYSPRRRDSYRGQRNQLPLRKKQE
- the ALiX gene encoding programmed cell death 6-interacting protein codes for the protein MAELIAIPLKKPSDVDITKPLTNVIKSTYNSPGSQKDYTEAISEFSKLRNNALWRAFEKYESSLQVIYSYYDQLCALEGKIPAHELQIPFKWKDAFDRTIFGGKLSLTISTLAYEKVCVLFNIAALQSSVAATQSLDSDEGLKLAAKLFQQSAGIFNYLKGNVMMAIQQEPTPDISPETLGALSALMLAQAQEIFVHKAIHDSMKDGIVARLAAQAEELYADALKLFQKEIFRAFWDKEWVPLIAGKQAGYRAMAEYYQSLVCKNNKSIGEEIARLEHAVELFKAAQQRSNKPSLFQDYSNKAQRNLTEVKKDNDFIYHERIPDMKNVAAIGKANVAKLLPLPETFSSDFKDLFVELLPVTIHHALSSYENRRNELVNYEVSNLREMTQLLNSVLASLNLPAAIEDTSGTEIPQSLLDKALYVRDAGGISALETSMIELPDLLQRNKELLDESERMLQEERDSDNQLREQFKERWKRTPSARLTEQFTSNLQKYREIINNAVSADKVVREKYENHKEGMEILSLDEDELARAVPKGSAVQESSVVRQLRKLMDDVEALKAERDVIESEFKSATNDMKATFLSALAKDGAVDEPNLSVESLGKCYGPLQKQVRESIARQEKLVAEIQNCHTEFTNEQAGTGSARETILCKLASAYDAFKELKNNLTEGAKFYNDLTQLLVVFQNKISDFCFARKTEKEELLKDLTTNLSHSGPAATPNIPSHHSSGPSGTNQPAEAAATSPPLPYPMQHQGNMPMPYATAPGTPYPAYVPPPMPATYNPYATMPYPPQGGYNPYQPMPQVPYGGYATLPRYGGAQPPHGQHPW
- the LOC105677621 gene encoding peptidyl-prolyl cis-trans isomerase G isoform X3 — encoded protein: MKAGSFCSSLIPLIIFCCCSTTQPAPHLDNVHVVFGEVVSGQEIVTHIEGLPVDRMSRPLQDAKVVNCGELVLKIKNKAKKREAKQSSSADSDSDSYTDKAKKKKKSKKSKKRTRSEDGEIRDSNEEDSGQPHPLVSVTKIDPDEIPEVPANKFLYRAGSTNNANQKEFRQHYGRDRIRSHRKTGRIFKGRGIFRYHTPSRSRSRSVTPPHWKQAQNRTIKLHEFQKIEKERLKKEEEFKQRDDDKVKKFGDNSDDNNQVPDNLDNIYTTELLENKENDQTDETAAMNKVQDDNAKRNIEGSDVVTPNKDDMKHSKNERSFRRDTNRSYNDRNSRRNSRDRSRRRGRSRSRDRRRSRERDYDRDRRNRRNYSPRRRDSYRGNRYGRDNYRHYDKRNDRRVNNSNSHQDNEINSRYEKNKNKRNDNISDSSQPKFKRRSRSSSSSSQHSKD
- the LOC105677621 gene encoding uncharacterized protein isoform X1 codes for the protein MANVNARAFFDIEVGGLPMGRVVFELFSDVCPITCENFRSLCTGEKGLGKTTSKPLHYKGIVFHRVVKDFMIQGGDFSVGNGTGGESIYGGTFADENFIMKHNKPFLLSMANRGRDTNGSQFFITTQPAPHLDNVHVVFGEVVSGQEIVTHIEGLPVDRMSRPLQDAKVVNCGELVLKIKNKAKKREAKQSSSADSDSDSYTDKAKKKKKSKKSKKRTRSEDGEIRDSNEEDSGQPHPLVSVTKIDPDEIPEVPANKFLYRAGSTNNANQKEFRQHYGRDRIRSHRKTGRIFKGRGIFRYHTPSRSRSRSVTPPHWKQAQNRTIKLHEFQKIEKERLKKEEEFKQRDDDKVKKFGDNSDDNNQVPDNLDNIYTTELLENKENDQTDETAAMNKVQDDNAKRNIEGSDVVTPNKDDMKHSKNERSFRRDTNRSYNDRNSRRNSRDRSRRRGRSRSRDRRRSRERDYDRDRRNRRNYSPRRRDSYRGNRYGRDNYRHYDKRNDRRVNNSNSHQDNEINSRYEKNKNKRNDNISDSSQPKFKRRSRSSSSSSQHSKD